The Cherax quadricarinatus isolate ZL_2023a chromosome 48, ASM3850222v1, whole genome shotgun sequence genome includes a region encoding these proteins:
- the LOC128696073 gene encoding zinc finger protein 37-like has translation MEELQLNQDDDLYGLLSIAVSFHSLNDVLLDWSESGKDVSHLNTDQPPLRNVLHPMEGESETVLLLPSRGDTCLKGQDEEAFSSQFIHENNEFRDTDPKAGEAEAGQEWIGMETYPREENPALKEDKYYYPTPFPISPPEIGSATTCEPNPHRPVPPIPAPGSSVAHSTWKPYYEPVAAIWPSNHEPKYFNKFSTQEQCDRGAYKNCINNDHQELTSLQVPAVTNFTDKSSALLMNSVTSSTTKQMKPFTWKPSRPEVSKSPSGESRTCHNQSKEKKYEDLVLSAESLNYECGLCHLRTRTLRGLKMHMLYHKVQGPAVCVICGEVTGDVFTLGIHVGTHPGGHDRLLRERLLPKRNEKRLFVCHICDKTYYKIRLFKEHIRKHTGEMPFQCNFCGKKFRVTNYYNIHLKKHHT, from the exons ATGGAAGAACTGCAGCTAAACCAAGACGATGACCTGTATGGATTGTTGTCCATAGCTGTCTCCTTCCACTCTCTCAATGATGTGCTGCTGGACTGGAGTGAGAGCGGGAAAGACGTTTCTCATCTAAATACTGACCAGCCTCCACTTCGAAATGTATTGCATCCTATGGAAGGTGAGAGTgagactgtgttgctgctgccttcaaGAGGAGACACTTGCCTTAAGGGCCAGGATGAGGAAGCTTTCTCTTCACAGTTCATCCATGAGAATAATGAGTTTCGAGATACAG ATCCTAAAGCTGGCGAAGCAGAAGCGGGTCAGGAGTGGATAGGTATGGAAACTTATCCACGGGAAGAGAATCCTGCCCTGAAGGAGGACAAATACTACTATCCTACACCCTTCCCCATCTCACCACCTGAAATCGGTTCTGCTACCACCTGCGAACCTAACCCTCATCGTCCGGTGCCCCCCATTCCAGCACCTGGATCATCTGTAGCTCACTCCACCTGGAAACCCTACTATGAACCTGTTGCTGCCATCTGGCCATCAAATCATGAACCTAAGTATTTCAACAAGTTCTCCACACAAGAACAATGTGACAGAGGTGCTTATAAAAACTGCATTAATAATGACCATCAGGAACTTACTTCCTTGCAAGTTCCAGCTGTAACCAATTTCACAGATAAGTCTTCGGCTCTGTTAATGAATTCAGTCACGAGTTCAACCACAAAGCAAATGAAGCCTTTTACTTGGAAACCTTCCCGACCAGAAGTTTCTAAGAGTCCAAGTGGTGAGTCTAGAACATGTCATAATCAAAGTAAGGAGAAGAAATATGAAGATTTGGTACTCTCGGCGGAGTCATTGAATTATGAGTGCGGCTTGTGTCATCTGCGGACACGTACTCTCCGGGGTCTAAAGATGCATATGTTATACCACAAGGTGCAGGGACCAGCTGTCTGTGTCATTTGTGGTGAGGTCACAGGGGATGTGTTTACACTTGGTATTCATGTTGGTACTCACCCAGGCGGGCATGACAGACTCCTTAGGGAACGCCTGCTTCCAAAACGGAACGAAAAAAGGCTCTTCGTCTGCCACATCTGCGACAAGACCTATTACAAAATCAGACTTTTTAAAGAGCATATCAGGAAACATACAGGAGAAATGCCATTTCAGTGTAATTTTTGCGGCAAAAAATTTCGTGTTACTAATTACTACAATATACACCTGAAAAAACATCATACATAA